In Cyanobacterium stanieri LEGE 03274, one DNA window encodes the following:
- a CDS encoding STAS domain-containing protein, with product MEINIKKKDDLQIATIQGDIDSSVASEVTETIVPLVTENAKIILDMTGVEYMSSAGLRILLSTYRQATAKEAQLILVGLSEDIKDTMSVTGFLDFFTVSDSIDDAKKQLEG from the coding sequence ATGGAAATCAATATTAAGAAAAAAGACGATCTACAAATTGCCACCATTCAAGGAGATATAGACTCCTCCGTTGCCTCAGAAGTGACAGAAACCATTGTTCCCCTAGTCACCGAAAACGCCAAAATTATTCTCGATATGACAGGGGTAGAATATATGTCCAGCGCAGGGCTGAGGATTTTACTTTCTACCTACCGCCAAGCCACTGCCAAAGAAGCTCAATTAATTTTGGTGGGATTATCGGAAGACATCAAAGATACCATGTCCGTGACAGGATTCCTCGATTTTTTCACCGTCAGTGATTCCATTGATGATGCCAAAAAACAACTAGAAGGATAG
- a CDS encoding AGE family epimerase/isomerase: protein MTISIDFPFSDLIAGYVTSHNSNDDSFTIKTSDEREFKVKISPMAYAKLIQNFDEAYPDATGNMRSMLEVGRFLFVYGVFYPDSEYFDAKQIVFAGRKKNDYVFEKQNWWINQINALGKFYLKAQFGDGEFDYRKYRTSLSISGIQSETSFRQETDTISRLVYGFATAFMMTGNDSFLKAAERGTEYLREHMKFEDLDEGIVYWYHGIDVNGDREEKIFASEFGDDYDAIPAYEQIYALAGPIQTYRCTGDRRIMEDTEKTIKLFNEFFLDKGEHGSYFSHLDPIMLDPLSDTLGRNKGRKNWNSVGDHAPAYLINLWLATGKQEYADMLEDTFDTIAKYFPDFGNSPFVQEKFYQDWTPDKTWGWQQDRGVVGHNYKIAWNLMRMQSLKAKDEYVELAKKIADLMNEHGSDRQRGGCYDVVERIVPEGEKYHRYVWHDRKPWWQQEQMILAYFILAGVLDDQDYHRLARESSAFYNAWFLDLEDGGVYFNVLANGIPFLAGGNERGKGSHSMSGYHSFELCYLAAVYTNLLVVKQPMDFYFKPIPGGFEDDILRVSPDILPSGSIKIERVEIDGEPYSNFDADALTVKLPKTDSRVKVKVTIAPV, encoded by the coding sequence ATGACCATTTCCATTGATTTTCCCTTTTCTGATTTGATTGCGGGTTACGTAACTAGCCATAATTCTAATGATGATTCTTTTACCATCAAAACCTCTGACGAGAGAGAATTTAAAGTAAAAATTAGCCCCATGGCCTATGCCAAGTTGATTCAAAATTTTGATGAGGCTTATCCCGATGCCACAGGTAATATGCGTTCAATGTTGGAAGTTGGGCGCTTTTTGTTTGTTTACGGCGTTTTTTATCCCGATAGTGAATATTTTGATGCCAAGCAGATTGTTTTTGCAGGACGCAAGAAAAATGATTATGTCTTTGAGAAACAAAATTGGTGGATTAACCAAATCAATGCTCTAGGTAAGTTTTATCTCAAAGCTCAATTTGGGGATGGGGAATTTGACTATCGTAAATATAGAACCTCCCTTTCTATTAGTGGGATTCAATCAGAAACCAGCTTCCGTCAGGAAACCGATACTATTTCTCGTTTAGTATATGGTTTTGCTACGGCGTTTATGATGACGGGTAATGATAGTTTCCTCAAAGCGGCGGAAAGGGGAACGGAATATTTACGGGAACATATGAAGTTTGAGGATCTCGATGAGGGAATTGTTTATTGGTATCATGGTATTGATGTTAATGGCGATCGTGAAGAGAAAATATTTGCTTCGGAATTTGGGGATGACTATGATGCTATTCCTGCCTATGAACAAATCTACGCCCTCGCCGGCCCCATTCAAACCTACCGTTGTACGGGCGATCGTCGCATCATGGAGGATACCGAAAAAACCATCAAGCTGTTTAACGAATTTTTCTTAGATAAAGGGGAACATGGTAGCTATTTTTCTCACCTAGACCCCATCATGTTAGACCCCCTGAGCGACACCCTAGGACGCAATAAAGGGCGTAAAAATTGGAACTCCGTGGGGGATCATGCTCCTGCCTATTTGATCAATCTCTGGTTAGCTACGGGCAAACAGGAGTATGCTGATATGTTGGAAGATACCTTTGACACCATTGCCAAATATTTCCCTGATTTTGGTAATAGTCCCTTTGTACAGGAGAAATTTTATCAAGATTGGACTCCCGACAAAACTTGGGGATGGCAACAGGACAGGGGTGTAGTAGGGCATAACTACAAAATTGCCTGGAATTTGATGAGGATGCAAAGCCTCAAAGCAAAAGATGAATATGTGGAACTTGCCAAAAAGATTGCTGACTTGATGAACGAACACGGGAGCGATCGCCAACGGGGCGGATGCTATGACGTAGTAGAAAGAATCGTTCCCGAAGGAGAAAAATATCATCGCTATGTATGGCACGATCGCAAACCCTGGTGGCAACAAGAACAAATGATCCTCGCTTACTTCATCCTTGCGGGGGTACTAGATGATCAAGACTACCATCGCCTTGCCCGTGAATCATCTGCTTTCTATAACGCTTGGTTCTTGGATTTAGAAGACGGTGGAGTTTACTTCAACGTCCTAGCCAACGGCATTCCCTTCCTTGCAGGAGGTAACGAAAGAGGTAAAGGAAGTCACTCCATGAGTGGTTATCACTCCTTTGAACTTTGCTATCTTGCCGCCGTATATACCAATCTCTTGGTAGTTAAGCAACCCATGGACTTCTACTTTAAACCCATCCCTGGCGGATTTGAAGACGATATTTTAAGGGTATCCCCCGATATTTTACCCTCGGGTAGTATCAAAATTGAACGAGTAGAAATTGATGGTGAACCCTACAGCAACTTTGATGCCGATGCCTTAACGGTGAAGTTACCCAAAACCGACAGCCGAGTCAAAGTAAAAGTAACTATCGCCCCTGTATAG
- a CDS encoding DJ-1/PfpI family protein, protein MSKGKIAVIIEEHFDATEYKRFNEFFPEHGYEVEYISHLWGNESLKFGSNPENDVIEFHATVTTEINDVKPSDYKGIICIGAYAMDRLRYQVSVKKGQKNTAPAVEFLRKAVQENQAKLGTICHSLWLFCADPDLLKGKKVTCAHNIICDVENAGGDVVYEGDVTADLVIDDNLITGKHPGVVDQFLDAFLAEIEK, encoded by the coding sequence ATGTCTAAAGGAAAAATAGCTGTAATTATTGAAGAACATTTTGACGCCACCGAATATAAGCGTTTTAATGAGTTCTTTCCCGAACATGGTTACGAAGTAGAATATATCTCACACTTATGGGGTAATGAATCTTTAAAATTCGGTTCTAACCCTGAAAATGATGTAATCGAATTCCATGCCACCGTAACCACAGAAATCAATGATGTTAAACCTTCTGACTATAAAGGTATTATATGTATCGGGGCTTACGCCATGGATCGATTACGCTATCAGGTGAGTGTTAAAAAAGGTCAAAAAAATACCGCTCCTGCGGTGGAATTTCTAAGAAAAGCGGTGCAAGAAAACCAAGCCAAACTAGGAACAATTTGCCATAGTTTATGGTTATTTTGTGCAGATCCTGACTTATTAAAAGGAAAAAAAGTGACCTGCGCCCATAACATTATTTGTGATGTGGAAAATGCGGGGGGCGATGTGGTTTATGAAGGAGATGTAACCGCTGATTTAGTTATTGATGATAACTTAATTACAGGGAAACATCCGGGGGTTGTAGATCAATTTTTAGATGCTTTTTTAGCAGAAATAGAAAAATAA
- a CDS encoding VOC family protein: MIERIFHFNINCTNLERSLEFYKKLGFQVILDFGEGMESKEMAEAFGMDVADIRGVHLRLGDNPSATRIDLLEFKNPSPTGQPYPHLYHTGIARMCLKTTDIEADYQNLKSQGIEFISEPKLLPGTTVKIVCFKDPDGTFVELLQGDF; this comes from the coding sequence ATGATCGAGAGAATATTTCATTTCAATATTAACTGTACTAACCTAGAGCGCTCCTTAGAGTTCTATAAAAAATTAGGATTTCAGGTCATCCTTGACTTTGGAGAAGGCATGGAAAGCAAAGAAATGGCAGAAGCATTCGGTATGGACGTGGCAGACATTCGGGGGGTACATCTACGCCTAGGAGATAATCCTAGTGCCACTCGTATCGATCTTTTAGAGTTCAAAAATCCTAGCCCCACAGGGCAACCCTATCCCCACCTATACCATACAGGCATCGCCAGAATGTGTCTGAAAACCACCGATATTGAAGCAGATTATCAAAACCTAAAAAGCCAAGGAATTGAATTTATTTCTGAACCTAAATTACTTCCAGGCACAACGGTAAAGATTGTTTGTTTTAAAGATCCTGATGGAACTTTTGTTGAACTTTTACAGGGTGATTTTTAG